Proteins from a genomic interval of Pseudomonas versuta:
- a CDS encoding sigma-70 family RNA polymerase sigma factor, with protein MLENYYRELVKFLSARLGNAQAAEDVVHDAYVRVLERASDEPIQQPRAFLYRTALNLVIDGHRRNALRQVEPLEVLDAEERFFTPSPQVLMDQHQRLDLIQRALAELPAACRDSFLLRKLEGLSHPEIAERLGISRSMVEKHIVNAMKHCRIRIRQWDNT; from the coding sequence ATGTTGGAAAACTACTATCGCGAACTGGTGAAGTTTTTGAGTGCCAGGCTGGGCAATGCCCAGGCGGCAGAAGATGTGGTGCATGACGCCTACGTGCGTGTGCTTGAGCGCGCCAGTGATGAGCCGATCCAGCAGCCGCGGGCATTTCTATATCGCACGGCGCTCAATCTGGTGATTGATGGTCATCGGCGCAACGCTTTGCGTCAGGTTGAACCGCTGGAGGTGCTGGACGCCGAGGAGCGCTTTTTCACCCCCTCGCCCCAGGTGTTGATGGACCAGCATCAACGCCTGGACTTGATCCAGCGCGCTCTGGCCGAACTGCCTGCGGCGTGCCGTGACAGCTTTTTACTGCGCAAGCTTGAAGGCTTGTCGCATCCGGAAATTGCCGAGCGCCTCGGCATTTCACGCAGCATGGTCGAGAAGCATATTGTCAACGCCATGAAGCATTGCCGGATTCGTATCAGGCAGTGGGATAACACCTGA
- a CDS encoding efflux RND transporter periplasmic adaptor subunit, whose translation MKRPRQNRRALFICLLALFVGVLTAWLFVPPGRQAYDTVPVTRADIESSVTALGTLQPSQYVDVGAQASGQINKIHVNAGDEVQEGQLLVEIDPATQRAKLDASRFATQNLKAQLQEQRALHDLAKKKYQRQLNLAKGGATREEDIQSALAEVRTTLARTDMVQAQILQAQASLRSDEAELGYTRIYAPISGTVVALDAREGQTLNAQQQTPLILRIAKLSAMTVWAEVSEADIGYVKPGMPAYFTTLSGANRRWNTRVRQILPVPPKPLNEASQGGGSPSSAGKSGSARVVLYTVLLDVDNTDQGLMPEMTAQVFFVAGQAKDVLLAPIIALQGSAESNRQTARIVSRDGKIQSREIRTGISDRLRVEIIDGLNEGDHLLIGPATGNGG comes from the coding sequence ATGAAACGCCCGAGACAGAACCGTCGTGCACTTTTCATCTGCCTGTTGGCATTATTCGTTGGAGTTCTGACTGCGTGGCTATTTGTGCCCCCGGGTCGCCAAGCGTATGACACCGTCCCTGTCACACGTGCAGATATTGAAAGCAGTGTGACGGCCCTCGGCACCCTGCAACCGAGCCAATACGTCGACGTGGGTGCGCAGGCATCAGGGCAAATCAACAAAATCCACGTCAATGCCGGTGATGAAGTCCAAGAAGGTCAGTTGCTGGTCGAAATCGACCCGGCGACCCAGCGAGCCAAGCTCGATGCCAGCCGTTTTGCCACGCAAAACCTCAAGGCTCAACTACAGGAACAGCGCGCACTGCACGACCTGGCCAAAAAGAAATATCAGCGCCAGCTGAATCTCGCCAAAGGCGGCGCAACCCGCGAAGAAGACATACAAAGCGCACTCGCTGAAGTGCGTACCACCCTGGCACGGACCGACATGGTCCAGGCGCAAATCCTTCAGGCCCAGGCCAGTTTGCGCAGTGACGAAGCAGAACTGGGCTACACCCGTATCTACGCGCCCATCTCCGGCACCGTGGTGGCACTGGATGCACGCGAAGGCCAAACCCTCAATGCCCAACAGCAAACACCGCTGATTCTGCGCATTGCCAAACTCTCGGCCATGACCGTCTGGGCAGAAGTCTCGGAAGCAGATATCGGCTACGTCAAACCGGGCATGCCAGCGTATTTCACCACCCTGAGTGGGGCTAACCGGCGCTGGAACACCCGGGTACGGCAGATTTTGCCCGTGCCGCCCAAACCTCTTAATGAGGCCAGCCAGGGCGGTGGCAGCCCTTCGAGCGCAGGCAAAAGCGGCAGCGCGCGCGTGGTGCTTTACACCGTACTGCTCGACGTCGACAACACCGATCAGGGGTTGATGCCTGAAATGACTGCCCAGGTGTTTTTCGTCGCTGGCCAGGCCAAAGACGTATTACTGGCCCCCATCATTGCCTTACAGGGCAGTGCTGAAAGCAACCGGCAAACCGCCCGTATCGTGAGCAGAGACGGCAAAATCCAGTCCCGCGAGATCCGCACCGGAATCAGTGACCGCTTGCGGGTAGAAATTATCGATGGCTTGAACGAAGGCGATCACCTGCTCATCGGCCCCGCCACCGGTAACGGAGGCTGA
- a CDS encoding MacB family efflux pump subunit, translated as MPTPLIDLQDIRKVYGGSETPEVHVLKGISLSIHAGEFVAIVGASGSGKSTLMNILGCLDRPTSGRYLFAGEDVARLDSDELAWLRREAFGFVFQGYHLIPSASAQENVEMPAIYAGMPAAERHARAGALLARLGLGERTANRPHQLSGGQQQRVSIARALMNGGHIILADEPTGALDSHSGAEVMTLLDELASQGHVVILITHDREVAARANRIIEVRDGEVVSDSASAQPSARADNPDALQAVDLRKRLNEGSEARGAWKGELVDAVQAAWRVMWINRFRTALTLLGIVIGVASVVVMLAVGEGSKRQVMAEMGAFGSNIIYLSGMPPRPRAPPGIVSLNDVAALSTLPQVQMIMPINGAQIGVRYGNVDHTLYTGGNGIDFPAIFNWPVVLGSFFTQADEDAAAAVAVIGKKVRDKVLKDVPNPIGQYILLENVPFRVVGVLAEKGASSGDSDSDARIVVPYSAASVRLFGTHNPEYVVIAAADASKVRQTEKAIEQLMLKLHHGTRDFEITNNAAMIQAEAKTRNSLSLMLGSIAAISLLVGGIGVMNIMLMTVRERTREIGIRMATGARQRDILRQFLTEALMLSMVGGLTGITLAFMVGGILLLCDVAVAFSLFAVLGAFGCALVTGVIFGFMPARKAARLDPVTALTSE; from the coding sequence ATGCCCACTCCCCTGATCGACCTGCAAGATATCCGCAAGGTCTACGGCGGCAGCGAGACGCCCGAAGTTCACGTACTCAAAGGGATTAGCCTGTCGATCCATGCCGGAGAGTTCGTGGCGATTGTCGGAGCCTCGGGCTCGGGCAAATCCACCCTGATGAACATTCTGGGCTGCCTCGACCGCCCGACCTCAGGGCGCTATTTGTTCGCAGGTGAAGACGTGGCCCGTCTGGACAGTGACGAACTGGCCTGGCTACGCCGCGAAGCCTTCGGCTTTGTGTTCCAGGGTTATCACCTGATCCCCTCGGCGTCGGCCCAGGAAAACGTCGAAATGCCGGCCATTTATGCCGGCATGCCCGCCGCCGAGCGTCACGCACGGGCGGGCGCCCTGCTCGCCCGCCTGGGCCTGGGCGAGCGCACGGCCAACCGCCCTCATCAGCTGTCCGGCGGTCAACAACAACGGGTATCGATTGCCCGCGCCCTCATGAACGGCGGGCACATCATCCTCGCCGACGAACCCACCGGCGCTCTGGACAGCCACAGCGGCGCCGAAGTCATGACCCTGCTTGACGAGCTGGCGAGCCAGGGTCACGTGGTGATCCTGATTACCCACGACCGCGAAGTCGCAGCGCGGGCCAATCGCATCATCGAAGTGCGCGACGGCGAGGTGGTCAGCGACAGCGCCAGCGCTCAACCGTCTGCGCGCGCCGATAACCCTGACGCCTTGCAGGCCGTCGATTTACGCAAACGCCTCAATGAAGGCAGCGAAGCCCGCGGGGCCTGGAAAGGCGAGCTGGTCGACGCGGTTCAGGCGGCCTGGCGGGTGATGTGGATCAACCGCTTCCGCACGGCCCTGACCTTGCTCGGCATCGTTATCGGTGTGGCCTCGGTGGTCGTGATGCTGGCGGTGGGCGAAGGCAGCAAACGCCAGGTCATGGCCGAAATGGGGGCATTCGGCTCCAACATCATTTACCTCAGCGGTATGCCACCCAGACCACGGGCACCGCCGGGCATCGTTAGCCTCAACGACGTCGCAGCGCTTTCGACCCTGCCCCAGGTACAAATGATCATGCCAATCAACGGCGCGCAAATCGGCGTTCGTTACGGGAACGTCGACCACACCCTGTACACCGGCGGCAATGGCATCGACTTCCCGGCGATTTTCAACTGGCCGGTGGTCCTGGGCAGCTTCTTCACCCAGGCCGACGAAGACGCCGCCGCTGCCGTAGCGGTGATCGGTAAAAAGGTCCGGGACAAAGTGCTCAAGGATGTACCCAACCCTATTGGCCAGTACATCCTGCTGGAGAACGTACCGTTCCGGGTGGTCGGCGTACTGGCCGAAAAAGGCGCCAGCTCCGGCGACTCCGACAGTGACGCGCGTATCGTGGTGCCCTACTCCGCCGCCAGCGTGCGCCTGTTCGGCACGCACAATCCGGAATACGTGGTGATCGCGGCTGCCGATGCAAGCAAGGTCAGACAAACCGAAAAAGCCATCGAGCAGTTGATGCTCAAACTGCACCACGGCACGCGGGATTTCGAGATCACCAACAATGCGGCGATGATCCAGGCCGAAGCCAAAACCCGTAATAGCCTGTCGCTGATGCTCGGTTCGATTGCCGCCATTTCATTGTTGGTGGGGGGTATCGGGGTGATGAATATCATGCTGATGACCGTACGCGAACGTACCCGTGAAATCGGTATCCGCATGGCCACCGGCGCCCGTCAGCGCGACATTCTGCGCCAGTTCCTGACCGAGGCCCTGATGCTCTCTATGGTCGGCGGGCTGACCGGTATCACCTTGGCCTTCATGGTCGGTGGCATTCTGTTGCTGTGCGATGTGGCGGTGGCGTTCTCCCTGTTTGCGGTCCTCGGCGCCTTTGGTTGTGCGCTGGTGACTGGCGTTATTTTCGGCTTTATGCCGGCCCGCAAAGCTGCCCGGCTAGATCCGGTCACAGCCCTGACCAGTGAATGA
- a CDS encoding efflux transporter outer membrane subunit produces the protein MNLSLSVLTACLLLSACSQPLPHNSPAPIPPSSWQSPHALASQAGSRQWWSHFSSTDLDRLITQARTSSYDLAAAVARVQQARASAVIAGAPLMPEVKFGSSANREKLLRGKGYSQLDASDDNKAVAYFDANLSASYEVDFWGGKSAARDSAVQALKASEFDQATVELTLLSSVANSYVQTLAFNEQLRIARLNLANAQSVMHVVQTRYDAGSATAEELAQQKSLVASQQRQLPLVEQQAQEARITLAVLLGQPVQSLVLGNTAFDQLQWPSIGSGLPSELLTRRPDIASAEARLAAAAADIRVARAAMLPGLTLSASLGSGSDRFSDVLRSPFYSLTAGLAAPIFNNGRLSAERDKATAHQQELLQTYRGSIINAFADVEKALNSASGLDQQRHWQDEELKQAQQAFDIAEHRYKAGAEILLTVLETQRTLYQAQDQNVQLRLARLQASIALYKALGGGWQVDIPHL, from the coding sequence ATGAACCTGTCCTTGAGCGTGCTGACTGCGTGCCTGCTGCTAAGCGCGTGCAGTCAGCCCCTGCCCCATAACAGCCCTGCGCCGATACCGCCTTCGAGCTGGCAATCGCCCCATGCACTGGCCAGCCAGGCAGGCAGTCGACAATGGTGGAGTCATTTTTCCAGCACGGACCTTGACCGTTTGATTACTCAGGCCCGTACCTCCAGCTACGACCTCGCAGCCGCCGTCGCACGCGTGCAGCAGGCCCGGGCCAGCGCCGTGATCGCTGGCGCCCCGCTGATGCCTGAAGTGAAATTCGGTTCCAGCGCCAATCGCGAGAAGCTATTACGTGGCAAGGGCTATAGCCAGCTGGATGCCAGCGATGACAACAAGGCCGTGGCCTATTTTGACGCCAACCTGAGCGCCAGTTATGAAGTGGACTTTTGGGGCGGCAAATCCGCAGCACGGGACAGCGCCGTACAGGCGCTCAAGGCCAGCGAATTTGATCAGGCCACGGTGGAGCTGACCTTGCTCAGCAGCGTGGCCAACAGTTATGTGCAAACCCTGGCCTTCAACGAACAACTGCGCATTGCCAGGCTCAATCTGGCCAACGCACAGAGCGTCATGCATGTCGTGCAAACCCGCTATGACGCAGGCTCGGCCACAGCCGAGGAACTGGCCCAGCAAAAGAGCCTGGTGGCCAGCCAGCAACGGCAATTGCCACTGGTTGAGCAACAGGCCCAAGAGGCGCGAATCACCCTGGCCGTGCTGCTAGGTCAACCGGTGCAAAGCCTTGTTTTGGGCAACACTGCGTTCGACCAGTTGCAATGGCCATCGATTGGCAGCGGCTTGCCCAGCGAACTGCTGACCCGGCGCCCCGACATCGCCAGTGCCGAAGCCAGACTCGCCGCTGCAGCGGCCGACATCAGGGTGGCGCGAGCGGCCATGCTGCCCGGCCTGACCCTGAGCGCGAGCCTGGGATCGGGTTCAGACCGTTTCAGCGATGTCCTGCGCAGCCCGTTCTACAGCCTCACCGCCGGGCTGGCAGCGCCGATCTTCAATAACGGCCGCCTCAGCGCCGAACGCGACAAAGCCACAGCACACCAGCAAGAGCTGCTGCAGACCTATCGGGGGAGCATCATCAACGCTTTTGCCGACGTCGAAAAAGCCCTCAACAGCGCCAGTGGTCTGGACCAACAACGGCACTGGCAAGACGAAGAACTGAAACAGGCACAGCAGGCATTCGATATTGCCGAACACCGCTATAAAGCCGGTGCCGAGATATTGCTCACGGTCCTGGAGACCCAGCGCACGCTGTATCAGGCCCAGGACCAGAACGTACAACTGCGTCTGGCCCGGCTGCAGGCCAGCATTGCGCTGTACAAGGCATTGGGCGGAGGCTGGCAGGTGGATATCCCTCACCTGTAG
- the dkgB gene encoding 2,5-didehydrogluconate reductase DkgB yields MTVPAFGVGTFRLKGQVVIDSVKNALDLGYRAVDTAQIYENEAEVGQAIAESGIARDQLFITSKIWVSNFAHDKLIASLKDSLKKLRTDHLDLTLIHWPSPNDEVPVAEFMGALLEAKKLGLTRQIGISNFTIALMKEAIAAVGAENIATNQIELHPYLQNRKVVEFAQSKGIHITSYMTLAYGEVLKDPVIKAIADRHGATSAQVTLAWAMQLGYSVIPSSTKRANLESNLKACALTLSEEDMAQIAALDRGHRLTSPQSVAPKWD; encoded by the coding sequence ATGACAGTTCCAGCATTCGGCGTCGGCACGTTCCGTCTTAAAGGCCAGGTGGTGATTGACTCAGTCAAGAACGCGCTAGATTTGGGCTACCGGGCCGTCGATACCGCGCAGATCTATGAGAACGAAGCCGAAGTCGGCCAGGCCATTGCCGAAAGTGGCATAGCCCGTGATCAACTGTTTATCACCAGCAAAATCTGGGTCAGTAACTTCGCCCACGACAAGCTGATTGCCAGCCTCAAGGACAGTCTGAAAAAACTGCGCACCGACCATCTGGACCTGACGCTGATTCACTGGCCGTCACCGAACGACGAGGTGCCGGTCGCAGAGTTCATGGGCGCGCTGCTTGAAGCCAAAAAACTGGGTTTGACCAGGCAGATCGGCATTTCCAACTTCACCATCGCGCTGATGAAAGAAGCCATTGCCGCTGTCGGTGCCGAGAACATCGCCACCAATCAGATTGAACTGCACCCGTACCTGCAGAACCGCAAAGTGGTTGAGTTCGCACAGAGCAAAGGCATCCATATTACGTCTTACATGACGCTGGCCTACGGCGAGGTACTGAAAGATCCGGTGATCAAGGCCATTGCAGATCGTCATGGGGCAACCAGCGCCCAGGTGACCCTGGCGTGGGCCATGCAACTGGGCTACTCGGTGATTCCGTCATCCACCAAGCGGGCCAACCTGGAGAGCAATCTCAAGGCCTGCGCGCTGACCCTGAGCGAAGAAGACATGGCGCAGATTGCAGCGCTGGATCGCGGCCATCGCCTGACAAGCCCGCAAAGCGTTGCGCCGAAGTGGGATTGA
- the zapE gene encoding cell division protein ZapE, protein MNTQSPLSAWRQAVEQQGFVHDPAQWQAVQALQHCHEALHQGAREVRGVYLWGPVGRGKTWLMDQFYQSLRVAARRQHFHHFMQWVHQRLFQLTGTADPLKVLAKELGKELRVLCFDELFVNDIGDAIILGRLFQVMFDEGVVLVCTSNQPPEQLYSQGHNKERFAPAITAILKHMDIVSVDGSEDHRLHPGIARQRYWVTGPGQPSVMPSVFAELTRGQAVSDQPVRVGHRSLRVVQASDSVLWCNFHELCEQPLAASEFMDICDRFKVILLSEVPCLSAEQREGKIARGTEDGPVKVEAGDRELPQLSRFDDSVRRFIALVDECYDRKVPVCIEAQVPMDQLYTLGYLEFAFRRTLSRLQEMQLERFGTH, encoded by the coding sequence ATGAATACCCAATCCCCCCTCAGTGCCTGGCGACAGGCCGTCGAGCAGCAAGGTTTTGTCCATGATCCCGCTCAATGGCAAGCAGTACAGGCGCTGCAGCACTGCCACGAAGCCCTGCATCAAGGCGCGCGGGAAGTCAGGGGGGTGTATCTGTGGGGGCCGGTGGGCAGAGGCAAAACCTGGTTGATGGATCAGTTTTACCAAAGCTTGCGGGTTGCGGCGCGGCGTCAGCACTTTCATCACTTCATGCAATGGGTGCATCAGCGTCTGTTTCAACTGACCGGTACCGCCGACCCGCTCAAGGTATTGGCCAAGGAGTTGGGCAAAGAGCTCAGGGTTCTGTGTTTTGACGAACTGTTCGTCAATGACATTGGCGACGCCATTATTCTCGGGCGCTTGTTTCAGGTGATGTTTGATGAAGGGGTGGTATTGGTCTGCACCTCCAATCAGCCGCCGGAACAACTTTATAGCCAGGGGCACAATAAAGAACGTTTCGCCCCGGCGATTACCGCCATTCTCAAGCACATGGACATCGTTTCGGTGGATGGCAGCGAGGATCACCGCTTGCATCCCGGCATCGCCAGACAGCGCTACTGGGTGACCGGGCCCGGGCAGCCCAGTGTCATGCCGTCAGTGTTTGCAGAGCTGACCCGGGGGCAGGCGGTGAGTGATCAACCGGTTAGAGTCGGACACCGTTCGCTGCGCGTGGTGCAAGCCAGCGATAGCGTGCTGTGGTGCAACTTCCATGAACTGTGCGAGCAGCCGCTGGCCGCCAGTGAGTTCATGGATATCTGCGATCGCTTCAAGGTGATTCTGCTCAGCGAGGTGCCTTGCCTGAGCGCCGAGCAGCGGGAAGGCAAGATCGCCCGTGGCACCGAAGATGGGCCGGTGAAAGTCGAGGCGGGGGATCGTGAACTGCCGCAACTGTCCAGGTTTGACGACAGCGTACGACGTTTTATCGCACTGGTAGACGAGTGCTACGACCGTAAAGTACCGGTGTGCATCGAGGCGCAAGTGCCCATGGATCAGCTGTATACCCTGGGTTACCTGGAGTTTGCCTTTCGCCGTACGCTGAGCCGGCTTCAGGAAATGCAGCTAGAGAGGTTCGGGACCCATTAG
- a CDS encoding DUF2790 domain-containing protein, with protein sequence MKTLIALFLAGFASLALASGSSTVDPSSVEHYNYGSKLDIAKVISLSSIPDVCEVVPAQMIYEDSHGQRHTLEYQVMGDGCSNH encoded by the coding sequence ATGAAAACTTTAATTGCATTATTCCTTGCCGGTTTTGCCAGCCTGGCACTGGCCAGTGGAAGTTCAACGGTTGATCCCTCGTCGGTCGAACATTACAACTACGGGTCGAAACTGGACATTGCGAAAGTGATCAGCCTGTCCAGTATCCCTGACGTGTGTGAAGTCGTACCGGCGCAAATGATCTATGAAGACTCTCATGGTCAGCGTCATACCCTTGAATACCAGGTGATGGGTGACGGTTGCAGCAACCACTAG
- a CDS encoding DUF2790 domain-containing protein codes for MKSFIALALIGFSTLAAADELQVAQPQPVVEHYTYATNLDIAKVISVSPTDDVCEVVPAQMTYEDHQGQRHILEYRVMGNGCSNG; via the coding sequence ATGAAAAGTTTTATTGCTCTTGCATTGATTGGTTTTTCAACACTGGCCGCTGCTGATGAACTTCAAGTCGCCCAGCCACAACCGGTTGTAGAACATTACACCTATGCCACTAACCTCGATATTGCGAAAGTCATCAGTGTTTCGCCAACCGACGACGTCTGTGAAGTGGTGCCGGCACAAATGACTTACGAAGACCATCAGGGTCAGCGTCATATTCTTGAATACCGCGTAATGGG